The genomic segment GGCCTTTCCGCGTGTCCCGCATGCAGCATTGATTTGAACGCCTTTCCGCCGAAAGCGCGCGTCCGTGCGGTTCAAGCGCCCGCGGCACCGGCGGCCAAAGCCGGGCCGGTTAAAAAGGCGGGGAAAAAACCCAGCCTGCTTTTATTCCTGATCGGCGGCGTGCTTTTGGGAATTCCGGGCGCGGTGGTGCTGGTGAAGCTGCGGCCGGCGGAAGAAGTCAAAGCGCCGGCCGCGGATCCGGCGGCCACAGCCACGGCCGCAGTGACGGCGCCCGCGGCCGCCGCGCAATTCACATCGGTTCCCACGCCGCGCTCGAGCGGCGAGATTCCCTGGGACCGCTTCGAGCTGAAGCCCGATCTCGAAGGCGCCAAGCACGACATCCGCGTGATTCTCCAATGGCTTATCGACTCGGACTTTCCCGGCTCCGAAACCATCCTGAAAAATTACCTCGCGGCGGTCGACGTGATGGGGGAAATGCCGTCGCCTTTTATTTTTACGAAAACGCATTCGGCGATCGGCGTCAATGTCTACGTGGACCCGCAGGCGCTGTCGAAATTCCTGGGCGAGGCCGTGGAAAAAAGATCGCCGGATTATTTCTGTTACATGATCGCGTCTCTCGTCGTGCAGGAGGCCTGGGGCTACGAATATTTCCATACCCCGAAAGCGGCGAGGGAACTGGAGGAGCTGCAGAAAATTCATGACCGCAAATCGGACGATCCGCAGGTCTATGTCAATGCGGTCCGGTTTTTGATGGCGCCCTGGGGGAACCAGCAGCTGGTCAAAAGTTTCTTCGAGCGGGACGGGGACGACATCGTGAAGCGCGCGGCCATGACTTTCTCGATGGAGGCTTTTGAGCTGACGGAAAAAAAGGAATTCGAAGCCTGGGCCGTGCGCAAGGGATTGATTTCCGAAGGACGCCTAAAGCCCATCGTCGGCCCCGCCATTAACCAGTGGCTCCAGGGACGCCTGCTCATCGCGGACATGAACGACAACGAGAGAATCTGGTTCGGGTTGAGCCAGCTTATCCCGATCAACGTGACCGCTCTTCAAGGCGGGCAAATCAACGACGAGTCGTTCACCTACGGCTTGTACGGCATTTACGAGATCTGGCGCTTTGTGGTGTCCGGCGGCAGCGAAGGCGTGGATCCCAACGCCATTGCCTCCGCGCAGACCAAAGGCCTGCCGCCTCCCTCGGCCTTCAAGACCATCTCACCCCAATTTTTAAAATACGTCAAAGAACCCTAGGCCATAGCCCTACACGCAGATGGGCATCCTCCGGACACCCAAAGAGCGTTTTTCCTCTGGGCCGGTTTTCTCTCCTCAGGCATGCTTTTTCATAGACGGAAGGTGAGGGGGAACGCCCTCTGAGAAAGACCGTCAGATTGCCTAAAACTCAGTTTTATAAAGGGTTACAAAAAATGGCGGGAACCGGTGGTTTTTGACGGTTGGATTTTGGGGGCGTTTTCCTTATAATACGTGAATATTCCTGCCGTTTTGGACGCCACAGGCGCAGAGGGACCTTCTTATGAATCAATCACACAATGAAATCTGGGACGAAGAATTGGCCGAGCGCCTGCTGATGAACAGTCAGGCCTGGGAGCTGCTTTTGGAAAAAGGCTACACTCCGGGGCAGAAGACGCGCGTCGAGTTTACGTTCGTAACCGAGAAGCGCGCCAATGCTCTGAAGCTCAAAGCGTTTTTGGAAACCAAGCCCGGTTACACGATCAAGGTCATCAATAACGATGACGAGTTCGAAGTCGCCTGCCACGCCGACATGGAGCTTTCGCTCGAAAGCCTGAACCCCTGGGTGACGATGATGGTGCAGGAGGCCCGCAAATGCGACAGCATGTTCGACGGCTGGATTGCGCCGCAAATCCTCATGGGCAAGGCCATGGAAGGCAAGCTCGAAATCGGGGCCGTTGATTTCTAAGGAATCCGCCCCGCAATAAACCAGGAGAAAGGTCTTTGGACCTGTCTCCTGGTTTTTTTATGCCTAAATGCCGGGCTTGGGCTTGTTCGCGTAGTGCTCGCCGCGGAGATTGGTGCGGATGAAGACTCCGACCTCAGGGGCTTTCGGCGGACGCGGAGCGCGGGGTTTGCTATCCGGGCGGCGAAAATCCCGGCCGCGGTCTTTGCGGTGGAAGTGCGGCTTGGAATCCCGGGAGAAGGGGCGCGGCGCGCGTGAAGGCGCCTGCCGTGACGCTGCCGCCAGGAGATCGATCTTTTTCTCAAGGGCCGCGAGTTTCTGGAGGATGTCGCTAAGGGCGGCCGTCAAAGATTCTTTCGGGGAAGACTCGTTCATAGGGTTCCTTTTAAGGCTGATTTGCGCTAGTGTATAGCGAAATGGCCGCGCAAGGGGATTTATTATGGCCGGGCCTGGTGCCAACGGCCACATCACAAAAAGGAAAGCGTATGAAAAAGAAAACGGCAAAAGCAAAAGTGTCGAAGAGCGGTTCCAAACGCTCCCAGGGCGGAGGGCTGGAATTGCCGAGCTTCGTGGACGCCATGACGAAACTCGTGCAAAGGCTCGAGTCGCTCGAAGGCAAGGTGGATGCTGTCATCAGCCGCGTATCGAATCTGGCCTTCGAAGTGCGGAACGCGGGCCATGCGCCGCAGCGCGCCGAACAGAAGCAAAGCCCGGGCCAGCCTGAGCGCCGCGAACGCGTCATGTATCAGGCCGTCTGCGCGGACTGCAAAAAAAGTTGCGAAGTCCCTTTTAAACCGAGCGAAAGCCGGGCAGTCTATTGTAAGGAGTGCTGGGCGCTCCGGAAATCCGGCCACGCGCCGCAGGATCCGGACATGCGGAGCAAGGTCAGCCCCGAGCGCAAGGCGCAGTACATGCCGCCTGCCATGGATTACACGCCGGAAAAGTCCGGGGCCGTGGCCGTGCTCAAGGGCAAAAAGGCCGCGAAGGCGACGAAGAAGCGCAAATAATCGCCCCCTCCCGAAAGGATTTATTCATGAAGCGCTGCCCGAACTGCAACGAAGACATCGACGAAGACCTTCTCGACCTCGGCGTCTGCCCGCAATGCGGCGATCCTCTGGACGAAGATGAGGAAGACGACGAAGAAAAAGATGAAGACGAGGAAGGCAAGCCTGATGACGAATAGCCGCGGACGGAAACTCTGCCTGGGGATGCTTGCGCTAATGGTGTGCAGCTTGTTCGCGCCCGCCGGAATTTATGCGAGTGACTATACGAAATGCGTCAGCGAATGCCCGTCCAAAGGTGTGGGGCTCCATTGTGAAGACAATGACGCCCAGTGCCAGGCCATCGACAAAGATTTCCGTACGTGCTACCAGAAGTGCAAGGACACGTTCTTGACGAAAACGCCGCCAAAGCCTCTGCCGAAGCCCCAGCCTTCCGTCTGATCCTCCCGCGCCTTCGCGATTTTCAGCCTTTCCCTGATCTGACCGCACCCGCGCGGCTCCTAAAATGGTTTCGACTTTCCAACCCGAAGGAGGCCGTCATGCCGAACTCTCATCCGATCAAGCAGGAAGATCCCAGGAAAAAGCAGCAGGAAAAATCCCGTCCGCATTCGACCCGAACACCGGCTGTGGACACGAATCCGCCCCGGCCGTATCCGGAAACGGGCGCGCCCGCTTAAGCCGCGCGCTTTTCCCGGTCGTCCATGATCGCATCGACTTTGCTTTCGATCCGCGCGATGGCCCGCTCCATTTTCTCGGAGCTGTCTTTGGACTGAGGGCTTCCTTTGTGGATGAGGAAAGAAGTCAGGATCACCATGCTGAAGAGCTGCAGGAATTCCGACTGCCAGTTTTCGAAGGTGGAGGACAGAAAGCGGGCGAGATATTCCGCGGTCTTGACCGCTTCGCCGTGAGCCGCTTGATCGGCGGCGAATTCCTTCCATTCGAAGAAGCCCTGCAGGAACCAGCTGACCAGGAAAAGCACGGCCAGCACGAGGCTGAGGCTGTAATCGCTGATTTTGAATGGTCTTTTTTTCATGTCCCGATGCTAGCCCCTGCGAAGGGGAAATGACATAAGGGGAAATCGCGGACCAGGGTCGAAAATTCCCTCAAAATCCGGCGCGTGTCTTTTCCCTCCGCGCATCCGAGGGACTCATTGGTCTTGCCGGGCCGGCGAAGCCTGCCTATACTCTCTTCATGTCGATCCCCGGCGCCGCAGTTAAACCCCAGGCCGTCCTCCCGAAATACGGGCTGATGATCGTCTTTCTCGCGGCTTTTCTCGGCCAGGGGCTTTGGGCCGCGTGGCGCGTGGGACAGACGACGGATGAAACCACTTACGTGGCCTCGGGATATCCGCTCTTGAGGGGCGACCCCAGGTTTTTGCAGGAGCATCCGCCGCTTTCCATGGAATGGGGCGCGCTGCCTCTTCTTTTTTTTCGTCTCGATTTTCCCGACCAGGCTTTTGTTCCGCTTCCGCACGATGCGCGGCTCGTCGACTTGGCGCGCACAGGCGCGAAATTTCTGTACCAGATGGGCCACGATCCCTACCGCACGCTATTTCTCGGAAGGATGATGATCGTCTTTCTCGGCGTCCTGCTGGGCGTCTTCGTCTTCGTTTTTACGGAAAATCTTTTTGGGACGGGCGCGGGCCTCTTCTCCCTGGCGCTGTATGCCTTTTGTCCGGACATCCTGGCGCATGCCAGCCTTTACACGACGGACTTGCCGGTCACGTGCTTCTATTTCATCGCCGCTTATTTTACCTGGCGCGCGGCCGAGCGCAGAGATACGCGCAGCCTTGTACTGGCCGGCGTCACGACAGGGCTGGCGCTTCTTTCTAAAGTGAGCGCGATCGTCGCGCTTCCGGCGCAGGCTTTTTTGTTCGCGGGAGATTTTTTCAAAAAACCGGCGGCGGGCGGGCCTGAGGATCCGCGCCTGGGCAAAGTTTTGACGGGACTGGCTGTTTTTCATTTGGTCATGAGCGCGTCGAACCGGCTGATGATGGTCGGGCTGGGCCCGGTATGCCTTCTTTATCTCCAGCATTTTTCCGGGCTGCGCCGGCAAACATCCAGGCCGCTCCGTTTTTTGAGCTGGGCGCTCACGGGCATGTGGGCGGCGGCCGTCATCTACGTGGCGAGCTTTCCGAAGAAATATTCGCCGCTCATGACCGGGGCCGGAATGGGATGGCTCGTCATTTCGGCGGCGCTCTACGCGGCGCTCTTCCGTCCGGATTTCCAGGCCAAAGCAAGGCGCCCTTTCGAGGCGCTGAGCGCGATCTGGTTCATCGCGGCTACGGCTGTGGTGCTGGGATTCGCGGATTTTCCTCTCAAAATCCTGCGGTTTTGTCCCTATGACGGCTACCTGGTTTCGTTCACGCTTTCCGTGTCGCACGCGGCGCGCTACCACATGCATTGCCTCGAAGGCTCGTTCATCAGCTGCGACTGGCGTTATTTTCTCGGCGTGATGTCCGTCAAAATTCCCCTGCTGGTTCTTGCCATGGCATTCACGGGCGCGGCGATCGTCCTGACCCGGCGGTCTTCGATCCGCGGGGCGAGGGCGGTCCTCTTCGGATTTCCGCTGGCGCTCCTTTTCGCCGCGAGCTTCATGAACAAGATCAACATCGGCGTCCGTCACGTGCTGCCGGTTTATCCCTTTCTTTTTGTGCTGGCCGGCGCGGCTTACGCGGCGCTTCGCGGGCTGCGGTCGGAAACGCTTCGCACGGGTTCCATCGCTTTCGTGAACACCGCGCTTTTCATGCTGATGCTTCGCACCGGAGCCCTGGCACCGGATTACCTGGTGTATTTCAATGAAGCCGTGGGAGACGCTGAGGCGGGCGCGCGCCTGGTCACGGATTCCAACATCGATTGGGGGCAGGACAACAGGGCGCTGGCCGAATATCTCAAAAAAAATTTCTCCGGCAAGACCGTTCGCGCCGGCGTGATGAATTCGAACAAAGAACTGTTCGACTACGTGGGCGTCTCCACTCCCATCATGGCGCCCGAAGAATACCAGCATCCCGCGCCCGGCCATTACGTGCTGGGCATCGAGAACTACGTGATCGAGCAGCGCGACCCGCGTTCGTGGTTTCGCGGCAAGCGGCCCGATGCCGTCATCGGGAAGACGCGCTATTTGTTCGAAGTAAAGGAATGATTACGGCGAAAGGCCGTTCGTGTTATATTTGAACGGACTTATCGGGCCGTTCAAGATAGATCATCATGATGGAGGTTTTATGAACGTGGACTCATTGACCGCGGCCGAGGTGATGAACCGGAACGTAAAGACGCTCTCCCGCAGCTCAAAGCTCAAGGAACTGATGCGGTTTTTGATGGAGAACCACATCTCCGGCGTGCCCGTCGTGGACGAGCAGAGCAAATTCGTCGGCGTGGTTTCGACTACCGACGTGCTGCGGCGCATCACGCTTCAGATCGCGCTCAAAGAAGAATTCGCCTCGACCGACCTCGCGGAAGTCATCGACAAGACCATTGAGTCCATCATCAGCCGGCCGCTTTTCAATTTCAAGGAAACGGACAGGATCAAAGACATTGCCAAGGTCATGATGGAAAAAGGCATTCACCGCGTTTTCATCGTGGACGGCGGCAACAATCTCAAGGGTGTGATCTCGGCCATGGATTTCGTGAAGCTCGTGGGAAAGAGCTGATGAACCGCGCCTACGTCATTCTGACCGTGGGATTCTTGATCGTGGCGGCGACGGCCGGGGCAGATATAAAAATGGGGGCAGGTCCTGGGACCTGTCCCCGCTTCTTTCAGGCGGGTGGCTGATGCCGGACCGGAAAAGGAAAGAAGCCGCGGCCTCCTACAAGGCGCAATTCGAAAAGATGCGCGGGCTGCTGGAAAAAAACGCGCTTCGCATGAAGCAGGATAAGAAACTGCACGAGGCCGTGACGCATTACCAGGTTCAGAAAAGCCTCGAGAGGATCGCTGAGGCGGACAAGCTGCTGGCGGCGGCAGCGGCCGCGCTGGCGGGCAGGGAAGCCCCGCCGGGCCGTAAGCATAAACTCATCATGCCGCGTCAGGGTGATTTGCTCTAACTCCGTCCGCAACGAAATAGCTGATCACGCTGCCGTCCGGTAAACGTCTCATTTCGTAATGTCCGGGCGAGGAACGCCGGTTCAATTTCAACAGGTCGGCCTTGAACTCGTTCAAATGCTTCTGCGCGGCGGCCAAAATCCGCGAAGCCTGCGTAAAACCTTCCATCGCCTGATCCATCTGCGTCAGATATTCGTGATGAGTGTCCATGCGTTAACCCTCCACCTTTAAATTTCGCCCATCCGCTGGATTTCGGTATAGGACGAGTCCTTCTTTGAGTAGAGAGAATGGACGACGGAGGCGTAAGGATTTCCCTTAGGCGGCTTCGGCGCGCGGGACCGCGAATTCCTTGGGCGCTGCGCTGAGGCCGTGCCGGGCATTGTACGATTTCGTAAAGGATGCGCCCCAAAAAAGAATGACCGCCGAATAATAAACCCACAGCATGAGCACGACGATGGTTCCCGCCGCGCCATAAGTCGACGCGACATGGCTTTTTCCCAGATACAGCCCGATCAGATTTTTTCCCACTTCGAAAAACAGCGCGGTCGCCAGGCCGCCGACCCAGGAACTTCGCCAGGGAATCTTTGCGTCCGGAAGAAACTTGAACATGGAAGCGAAGAGAAGGCTCGTGATGCCCAAAGCAAAGGCC from the Verrucomicrobiia bacterium genome contains:
- a CDS encoding ribonuclease E inhibitor RraB, with product MNQSHNEIWDEELAERLLMNSQAWELLLEKGYTPGQKTRVEFTFVTEKRANALKLKAFLETKPGYTIKVINNDDEFEVACHADMELSLESLNPWVTMMVQEARKCDSMFDGWIAPQILMGKAMEGKLEIGAVDF
- a CDS encoding CxxC-x17-CxxC domain-containing protein, producing MKKKTAKAKVSKSGSKRSQGGGLELPSFVDAMTKLVQRLESLEGKVDAVISRVSNLAFEVRNAGHAPQRAEQKQSPGQPERRERVMYQAVCADCKKSCEVPFKPSESRAVYCKECWALRKSGHAPQDPDMRSKVSPERKAQYMPPAMDYTPEKSGAVAVLKGKKAAKATKKRK
- a CDS encoding DUF6766 family protein; translation: MKKRPFKISDYSLSLVLAVLFLVSWFLQGFFEWKEFAADQAAHGEAVKTAEYLARFLSSTFENWQSEFLQLFSMVILTSFLIHKGSPQSKDSSEKMERAIARIESKVDAIMDDREKRAA
- a CDS encoding glycosyltransferase family 39 protein, with product MIVFLAAFLGQGLWAAWRVGQTTDETTYVASGYPLLRGDPRFLQEHPPLSMEWGALPLLFFRLDFPDQAFVPLPHDARLVDLARTGAKFLYQMGHDPYRTLFLGRMMIVFLGVLLGVFVFVFTENLFGTGAGLFSLALYAFCPDILAHASLYTTDLPVTCFYFIAAYFTWRAAERRDTRSLVLAGVTTGLALLSKVSAIVALPAQAFLFAGDFFKKPAAGGPEDPRLGKVLTGLAVFHLVMSASNRLMMVGLGPVCLLYLQHFSGLRRQTSRPLRFLSWALTGMWAAAVIYVASFPKKYSPLMTGAGMGWLVISAALYAALFRPDFQAKARRPFEALSAIWFIAATAVVLGFADFPLKILRFCPYDGYLVSFTLSVSHAARYHMHCLEGSFISCDWRYFLGVMSVKIPLLVLAMAFTGAAIVLTRRSSIRGARAVLFGFPLALLFAASFMNKINIGVRHVLPVYPFLFVLAGAAYAALRGLRSETLRTGSIAFVNTALFMLMLRTGALAPDYLVYFNEAVGDAEAGARLVTDSNIDWGQDNRALAEYLKKNFSGKTVRAGVMNSNKELFDYVGVSTPIMAPEEYQHPAPGHYVLGIENYVIEQRDPRSWFRGKRPDAVIGKTRYLFEVKE
- a CDS encoding CBS domain-containing protein, whose amino-acid sequence is MNVDSLTAAEVMNRNVKTLSRSSKLKELMRFLMENHISGVPVVDEQSKFVGVVSTTDVLRRITLQIALKEEFASTDLAEVIDKTIESIISRPLFNFKETDRIKDIAKVMMEKGIHRVFIVDGGNNLKGVISAMDFVKLVGKS